A section of the Scleropages formosus chromosome 12, fSclFor1.1, whole genome shotgun sequence genome encodes:
- the arhgef49 gene encoding uncharacterized protein arhgef49 encodes MPDVRDVSCDDSAVDCHAGGVVHLEPCLPELQEAPPEIPGCRSVARGNRCPVAPGCQGLDSRPADGTSRVRSATRPGWAETCGHCAQEDVPSARLFRSMENLHLSALSDAGLHTFGATCRSVDSELAFHCAAASAGSPEASNPLRVPLRRDRPLLPQGLFPVADERTASGSTWKGVRERLRSQSARAIEPNRPLKPRGTAAKAAPTWGPRGGERAHTCPAGCRLARGPRLLSTRPITSPEEIKQEVMRRLQLRRQRSSPNLALPSTDPPDGLYSHCKPERRRPPVGRLHIPTFEEFKRMRQKEGGVEGVKQDGRNDGKGNPAEAEPGHAEGPPAPQDGGTGVSEDVPDGRSGEKRVVDDPTGSEATVSESGGADGVAAPVCTSPAPRSCLDPQATGQEEPPGDLTWSPNADTAGVGAPHWRESCAPSSSCCPSLLLDGAKISRIRDGFFGSALDLIRKSLSPLSPGMGIQEGGEVLGERCTAEVVAEASAMLSRERDGDDVTAPRMSRQPAAVAIATAASGAETGDEPCGGGAATNCTRHTCSVSPPSSNQQPSSLGCRRSSLDVAYEAAESVRVQRACRLRPHFSDPMPTDGAKRKQLELKMAAAAAFLHRQQRTGSGSGKSRSETTVGAEDVALGVVAKTGQHRWSNVSSLSADSGVVGLSDEREEDEVHRQNHSATSEVERVDSGIGSGLARHWGPPGSSLRAWETRQPCPDCGQLDPAVGGSLCDRCLKLRTERKEAVLEFLNTEASYGEDLRIIKEEFYCPMRGAGLLTSEQLAVVFSNVQELIDVNEKFTERLQDAIDRAFDQGDEDLLTVCIGEIFLEFVNMLPAFQTYCLQQSSSVNMLNTLEKEKELLRIFLDVSQNDNTALRRMNLRSFLMAPLQRVTKYPLLLNRISKATAESHPDSGSLREAKRRVESHLEHINMKTKQEGAAWSLRSFRRDSRRNREAGTVEMREVSMKAVGWMRESTRFVMEGALQLSQPADGQWTKKGSKVLKFQNVQSVLMVRTRRATDAPPERGIQGRDPPEPVHDGVLVLIKDKSSGKFAVLREPIRLGNCVVSVDPDCDDTFELLDIPREAFVFRAADKSRTQQWFHQIKRYSCDLGPWRKRRNALPNIMINTNQNRS; translated from the exons ATGCCTGATGTGAGAGACGTGTCGTGCGATGACTCGGCGGTCGACTGTCACGCTGGTGGCGTTGTCCACCTGGAGCCATGCCTTCCTGAGCTCCAGGAGGCTCCGCCGGAGATCCCTGGCTGCCGTTCCGTTGCCCGTGGCAACCGCTGTCCCGTTGCCCCCGGCTGCCAGGGCCTCGACAGCCGCCCCGCGGACGGTACGAGCCGCGTGAGATCCGCCACCCGGCCGGGTTGGGCTGAGACCTGTGGGCACTGTGCCCAGGAGGACGTCCCCAGCGCCCGGCTCTTCCGCAGCATGGAGAACTTGCACTTGTCGGCCCTTTCCGACGCAGGGCTCCACACCTTCGGCGCCACCTGCAGGAGCGTGGACAGCGAGCTCGCCTTCCACTGTGCCGCCGCCAGCGCCGGGTCGCCCGAGGCCTCGAACCCGCTCCGTGTGCCGCTGAGGAGGGACCGGCCTCTTCTGCCTCAGGGGCTTTTCCCCGTTGCGGACGAGAGGACAGCCAGCGGAAGCACGTGGAAGGGAGTGAGAGAAAGGCTCCGCAGCCAAAGCGCCCGGGCGATCGAGCCAAACAGGCCGCTGAAGCCGCGGGGCACGGCAGCCAAGGCCGCCCCCACGTGGGGGCCCCGTGGGGGGGAAAGGGCCCACACCTGCCCCGCCGGCTGCCGCTTGGCCCGTGGCCCGAGGCTCCTGTCGACGCGTCCCATCACGAGCCCAGAGGAGATCAAGCAGGAAGTGATGAGGAGGCTGCAGCTGCGGCGCCAGAGGAGCTCCCCCAACCTGGCGCTGCCCTCGACCGACCCTCCCGACGGACTCTATTCGCACTGCAAACCGGAGCGCAGGAGGCCCCCCGTGGGGCGTCTGCACATCCCCACCTTCGAGGAATTCAAGAGGATGCGGCAGAAGGAAGGTGGGGTTGAGGGGGTTAAACAGGATGGACGGAACGACGGAAAGGGAAACCCTGCGGAGGCGGAGCCGGGACACGCGGAGGGTCCTCCCGCACCCCAGGACGGGGGAACTGGTGTCAGCGAGGACGTCCCAGACGggcgctctggagaaaagagagTCGTGGACGACCCCACCGGCTCGGAGGCCACCGTCAGTGAGAGCGGAGGCGCAGACGGTGTCGCCGCCCCCGTGTGCACAAGCCCCGCCCCCAGGTCCTGCCTGGACCCCCAGGCAACGGGCCAAGAAGAGCCTCCCGGGGACCTCACGTGGAGCCCGAACGCAGACACGGCCGGTGTTGGCGCCCCGCACTGGCGCGAGAGCTGCGCTCCGTCGTCCAGCTGCTGCCCGTCTCTCCTGCTGGACGGCGCCAAGATCTCCAGGATCCGGGACGGGTTCTTCGGCTCGGCTCTGGACCTCATCAGGAAGAG CCTGAGCCCCCTGAGCCCTGGGATGGGGATTCAGGAAGGGGGGGAGGTGCTGGGCGAGCG CTGCACTGCAGAAGTCGTAGCCGAGGCCTCCGCCATGCTGTCACGTGAGCGGGACGGCGATGACGTCACCGCTCCCCGGATGAGCCGTCAGCCCGCTGCGGTTGCCATAGCGACTGCGGCCAGTGGTGCGGAGACCGGGGATGAGCCTTGCGGAGGGGGTGCGGCGACAAACTGT ACGCGTCACACCTGTTCCGTGTCGCCTCCCTCCTCCAATCAGCAGCCCTCCAGCCTGGGCTGCCGGCGGTCCAGCCTGGATGTGGCGTACGAGGCGGCCGAGTCGGTGAGAGTGCAGCGCGCCTGTCGCCTCCGCCCCCACTTCAGCGACCCGATGCCCACCGACGGCGCCAAGCGCAAGCAGCTGGAGCTGAAGATGGCAGCAGCGGCCGCCTTCCTCCATCGGCAGCAGAGGACTGGGAGCGGCT cTGGCAAGAGCCGCTCGGAGACCACCGTGGGGGCCGAGGATGTGGCTCTGGGCGTCGTGGCCAAGACGGGGCAGCACCGCTGGAGCAACGTGAGCAGCCTGAGTGCGGACAGCGGGGTGGTGGGGCTCAGCGACGAGCGCGAGGAGGACGAAGTGCACCGGCAGAACCACTCGGCAACTTCCGAGGTGGAACGTGTGGACAGCGGCATTGGCTCTGGACTGGCCCGGCACTGGGGGCCACCGGGTTCCTCCCTCAGGGCCTGGGAGACCCGGCAACCCTGTCCGGACTGCGGACAGCTCGACCCGGCTGTGGGCGGCAGTCTCTGCGACCGGTGCCTGAAGCTGCGCACGGAGCGCAAGGAGGCCGTCCTGGAGTTCCTCAACACTGAGGCCAGCTACGGTGAGGACCTCCGCATCATCAAGGAGGAGTTCTACTGCCCGATGCGCGGGGCCGGCCTGCTCACCTCCGAGCAGCTGGCCGTGGTCTTTAGCAACGTGCAGGAGCTCATCGATGTCAACGAGAAGTTCACCGAGCGCCTTCAGGATGCCATCGACCGGGCCTTTGACCAG GGTGATGAGGATCTGCTGACGGTGTGCATTGGCGAGATCTTCCTGGAGTTCGTCAACATGCTGCCCGCCTTCCAGACCTACTGCCTACAGCAGTCCAGCTCTGTCAACATGCTCAACACattggagaaggagaaggagctgCTGAG AATCTTCTTAGACGTCTCGCAGAATGACAACACAGCCTTGCGGAGGATGAACCTGCGTTCCTTCCTGATGGCGCCGCTGCAGAGAGTGACTAAGTACCCACTACTTCTGAATCGCATCAGCAAAGCGACAGCTGAGAGCCACCCGGACAGCGGGAGCCTGCGCGAGGCCAAGCGTCGTGTGGAGTCTCATCTGGAGCACATCAACATGAAGACCAAGCAGGAGGGCGCAGCCTGGTCACTACGTTCCTTCCGCCGGGACAGCCGCAGGAATCGCGAGGCCGGCACTGTCGAGATGCGCGAGGTGTCCATGAAGGCCGTGGGCTGGATGCGGGAGAGCACTCGTTTTGTGATGGAAGGTGCCCTCCAGCTGTCGCAACCGGCTGACGGCCAGTGGACCAAGAAGGGAAGCAAGGTTCTCAAGTTCCAGAACGTGCAGAGTGTGCTGATGGTGCGCACTCGCCGGGCAACAGACGCACCACCTGAGCGTGGGATTCAGGGCAGGGACCCTCCAGAGCCTGTGCATGATGGTGTGCTGGTACTCATCAAGGACAAGAGCAGCGGCAAGTTCGCCGTCCTGCGGGAACCCATTCGACTGGGAAACTGCGTGGTGTCGGTTGACCCCGATTGTGACGATACCTTCGAGCTTCTGGACATCCCTCGTGAGGCCTTTGTTTTCCGGGCCGCCGACAAGTCCCGCACACAGCAGTGGTTCCACCAGATCAAGAGATACTCGTGTGACCTGGGGCCCTGGAGAAAGAGGCGCAATGCCCTCCCCAACATCATGATCAACACAAACCAGAACCGGTCCTGA
- the tsn gene encoding translin — MSVTEMFSNIQVFLCADQDIREDIRKVVQGLEQTAREILTVLQSVHQPSGFKEIPSKCFRARELFCLVRSQIGDLKTKFPVEQYYRFHEHWRFVLQRVTFLAAFVVYLESETLVTREEVAEILGIEVEREKGFHLDVEDYLAGVLIMASELSRLAVNSVTAGDYSRPLRISNFINELDSGFRLLNLKNDPLRKRYDGLKYDVKKIEEVVYDLSIRGLTKVPEADKDK; from the exons ATGTCGGTCACGGAGATGTTCAGCAACATCCAGGTTTTCCTGTGTGCGGATCAGGACATCCGAGAG GACATTAGAAAAGTGGTCCAAGGCTTGGAACAGACGGCGAGGGAGATTTTGACTGTACTTCAGAGTGTCCATCAGCCGTCGGGCTTCAAAGAGA TTCCAAGCAAATGCTTCAGAGCCCGAGAGCTCTTCTGCTTGGTGAGGAGTCAAATCGGAGACCTGAAGACAAAGTTCCCCGTGGAGCAGTACTACAG GTTTCATGAGCACTGGAGGTTCGTTCTACAGCGCGTGACGTTCCTGGCTGCGTTTGTGGTCTACCTGGAGAGTGAGACCTTGGTGACAAGAGAGGAGGTGGCTGAGATACTTGGAA TTGAagtggagagggagaagggCTTTCATCTAGATGTTGAAGATTATCTGGCTGGCGTGCTCATCATGGCCAGTGAACTT TCCAGGCTAGCGGTGAACAGTGTGACAGCAGGGGACTACAGTCGGCCCCTTCGCATCTCCAACTTCATCAACGAGCTCGACTCCGGCTTCCGGCTGCTCAACTTGAAGAATGACCCCCTGCGCAAGCGGTACGACGGCCTCAAGTACGACGTGAAAAAGATCGAGGAGGTTGTGTACGACCTGTCCATTCGGGGTCTGACCAAGGTGCCGGAGGCTGACAAAGACAAGTAG